Below is a window of Planococcus rifietoensis DNA.
ACACAGATATCGAAGAGGGTGGCGTCATCGATTTGACCGACTTCCGCTTTATCGTACGCGAGATGGAGAACCACCAAATCATCACTGTCCAATTAAACAAGAAAAATAAATCATAAAAAAACGGCATTGCTTGTCATTAGCAATGCCGTTTTTTATTTACTTTTTATCTTCCAAGAGCGATTTTTCGTATTCAAATTTCTTCATCAGCATCTCACCGGTGTAGCCTTCTTCGATCAACTTCGCCAGTACCGCTCTCGTCTGGTCATCAGCTGCTTCTGGATGCTCATCGCGGTCGATTTCCACGACACTATCCTCATCGGAGATCCAGTCGGAATAGCTGCCGACATACAATTTCAAGCCTTCGTATTGTTTTTCGGCAAGCATGGCATACAGCGCAGCCGCCGTTACGCCGCTGCCGCAATATACGACAGCTGGTTCTTTTGGCTGCAGCAATCCGCCGAACTCTTCATCGGTGCGGAATGCGCCATTCGACACCAATTGCGACCAATCGTAATTGCGTGCACCCGGGATGCGCCCGGCGACGGCGTCGATCGGTTCGTTGATGCCGGCATAGCGTTCCGCAGAACGGGCATCGATCAAGACGCCCAATTCTTTGCCGTCGACGATTTGCTGGACGTCTTTACGCGTCGCAAGCAATCCATCGTTAAACTCCGGCGTAATGGATGAAGCTGAATAGGATGTTGATTCTGTCGAAGTGGCAATGCCTTGCTGCTTCAGTTCGTCAAAACCGACACGGCTGATAAAAGCGTGTTCGAATCCGGCATAAGAAAGCAACCACCATGCTCGTGCGGCATAAGGAGAACCGCCCTGGTCATAGACGACGATCGAATCCGTCAATTCCAAACCAGCTGCTTGGAACAATTGCGTCAGCTGTTCTTTGCTCGGCATCGGGTGGCGGCCGTTTTCAGACGCCATATCGGATAAATCGTTCTCCAAGTCCCAATGGATCGCCCCTGCCACATGTTCCGCCGCAAAGCGTTCGCTTCCCCATGCGGAATCCTTTAAGTCAAAGCGTGCATCGATCCAACGGTAATTCTCTGTATCTGTCGTTTCAATAAAAACAGTCATGTTATCCCCTGCCTTCCATCAATTTTTCGTGCAATTTCTTCCATTGCGCCAAAATTTCGCTTTGCTGCAACAAGCTGCGCTCGGATTCGATCTGTTCAATCGCCTGGCGCAACAGATGCTGACGGAGCCCTTCCGCTTCCTGTTCGATCCAGAATTCCGCCCATTCGGTCAACGCAGCTTTTTCCTGTTCCAAGTAACGGCTTGCATCCGGTTCCATCATTCCCTGCAGTGCATCGCGCATCGCTTCTTTTTCGTTTTTCTCAAAAAAGCTCTTGTTGTTTTTATAATACGATTTAGCTGGGGAATAATCAGCATCCCCAAACGGCTGGCCTGCTTCGATCAACTGGGCTTCTTTCACTTCATATGGAAGGAACGAAAACTCCGAATTCCAGTCCTTCAGTTTAACGGCATCGTCTTTAAAGCGTTCCGTCAATTTCTTTTCGACAAATCGTGCAAGCCTCAGATTAGTCACTCTCATCTCCTGCTGGAAATCAAAAGCCGTCATTTCCTGCAAATCGCGCATTGCCGTATCAAGCGCTTGCTTCGAGGATTCCCTTGCGAATAGCGAAGGATTGAATGCTTCCTTGAAGAAATCGTTGAAGCGGTAAAATACGCGCTGTTTCACATAATACAGCAATTCACCGAGTTCTTGGTTCGCTTCTTGCTCCAATACCGGTGCCATTGTTTCGCTATAGCGTTTACGTACTTTCTGTTCCAATTGCTTTAATTCTTCCAAGCGCTCGTCTTTGCGTTCCAGGTTCTTTTCGGTCGACTGAATCAAATTGCGGAAACGGTCCACTGTCTTCTGTTCTTCTTCCGACAATGACTGGACCGCCATCCCTTTCAGCTCTTCTTTCAGGAAATGCTGGAAGTTTTCTTCGAACTCCGGCATGCCGGAAATGTCGCGGTCTTTTAAGGCTTGCAGGCTTGAAACGCCGAACAGGCGCGGGAAGCGGATGCCGAAGCGCTGCAATTCGTTGCCGACATAGTCGATGACTGCCTGTTTTTCCTCTTCGTTATTCGCCAAATCGATGGCATTGACGACAAAGAACATTTTGTCCATTTCGAAAGCGTCTTTCACGCGGCCAAGCTGAATCAAAAATTCGCGGTCCGCGCGGGCAAAGGCGTGGTTGTAATATGTGATGAACAACACAGCATCAGCATTACGGATATATTCGAATGCGACATTCGTATGACGCGCATTGATCGAATCCGCACCTGGCGTGTCCACCAAGGTAACACCGTTTCTTGTCAGCTCGCAATCGAAATAAAAGTCGATTTCCTCGACAAAACAACTGCGTTCTTCTTTAGCAACATACAAGCTGAATTCTTCGCGGTTTACGCGCAAGGTTTCGCCAAGATGTCCGGAAAAGGCTTCATAGCCGCCTTTAAAGGCCAGCAGGAACGATTTGTGGATTTGCTGCTCGGTTGTTGCATCGTCCGGCAGCGCATCGGTTTTCGCATAGGCTTGTTCCAATGTCTCCACTTTCACGCCGAACACGGCAAATGAGTTTTTAACATCTTCGGTCATCGCCGAAACGGTTTTCAAGCGCACATCAGCGGTTTCATGCGGATGTGCGTCGGTCACCGGGCGGATGCGGTTGATGGTCGCAGTCGTCGGGTTCGGGGAGACTGGCAGAACCGTCTCGCCCATCAATGCATTCGAGAACGATGATTTCCCGGCACTGAATGCGCCGAACAAAGCAATGGTAAATTCCTGGCCTTCCAAACGCTTCGCTTTGCGTTTTAAATAAGCTACCGTTTCCGAGAATCCTCGCACCGGCTCCAAAATATCGGCAGTTGTCTTCACGCGCGACAGTACTTGCTGTTCATCAAAAGATGCCAGTTCGTGTGTCGGGGCACTTTCGCCATCGTCCCATTGCTGCTGTTCTTCCTCTTCGAGCATCGATGGCGTGAATTCTACCATGTCTTCAGCTGACAAATGAAACGCATCTTGCCATCCGGCCACTTGTTTTTCTGCCGCATCCATCTGTTTTGGCAAAATGGCTGTGAAGGATTTTTTCACTTTATCGATCGCTTCGTCCATTTCCTCGAGCGTGCGGATCGCAAGCACCTTTTGTTCAAGCGACTCGGATTTCATGTCGATCTCTGTTCCCGCATCGTCTGGAAGCCCTTCGAAGCCTTCTTGCTGGCGGGCTTTCCATGGATCGGTTTCCTGTATGAGCCAGCGCTGCACTTGAGCGGTCAGGCTCTTGCTGACATTGAGCACTGTATCCGCAGTCATCGTAGACGTTTCTGGAACATTCTCCTCGACAACTTCAAACGGCAAGTCAAATTTTATTTTGTCGATTTCAAGCGACTCGGTATCTGTCAATAAGCCCGCTTCTCGCAGCGATGTTTTCATCAACTTTTTCAAATGGCCGGACATTTGTGAGTCGATCGTTTTCGACAACTTGTCATGAAGGTCTTTTTTGCGGTTTTCTCGCTCTTCTTCGGTTTTCTTGCCGCTGAACAACAAACCCACTTTGAATCCTGGTTGACGCGCTTCTATATAAGCACTGAGCGCATCCCTCACTTCATACGGCATGATATTGGCGTTTTCAAGCAGCTCTTTGCGCTTTTTCTCGAAATTCGATCGCCAATTGTCGTAATCCTGGACAGAACTGCGGCGCTTGATCAGTTCGTGTTCTTTTTTCAGGTCTTCGCGTGCAGCCCATTCTTCCTCTGACAACACATTTGCGAAGGCTTCGAGCCGCTCCGCTTTTTCATCTTCCAAAAAGCCGATGTGCTCATCTTTTAATTGACGAAGTGCAGACGCCGATGCTTCGCCGAGATGCCCTTGCCAATTGTCCATAACTGAGGAAACGAGCTGTTTCACTTCTGGAAATTCATTGCCCGGGAAGTCATGGACTTTCAATGAAGTGAAAAAGATGCCTTTCGGTTCGACGCCCCAAGCGGCAAAACTATCCGCAACCGATTGCTGGAATTCCGCGAACGACATCTCGCTTTCCTGATGCTTATCGATCTGGTTGACGATCAAATAAAGTTCCGTGTATTTCTGCAATTCCTTTGTGAAATTGAAATTGAGTTCGGATTGCACATGGTTGTAATCCATCACATAAAACACCATGTCTGCCACGTGCAAAGCCGATTCAGTCGACATCCGGTGGGCATCATCCGTTGAGTCGACGCCTGGCGTGTCCATGACGGTGATCCCTTCAGGCAACACAGAAGTCGAATGCCCGATGTCGATTTGCGTGACGTCCCCGCTCTTACAGAAATCCTTCACTGCCTGGAAATCATAGTTTTCAGGGAAATACACGGGACGGTCTCCCCTGCGGTTGACGATGGCATAGTCTTTTTCTGCCTTATGGACATTGACGATGTTCGCGCTTGTCGGGATCGGGCTCGATGGCAATAATGTCTCGCCCGTCAAAGCGTTGATCATGGACGATTTTCCGGAGGAGAAATGGCCGGCAAACCCGATGATGAATTGGTCTTTTAAGATTTTGCGCGCAAATAATTCCGCTTTTTCTTCACGTTCCGTATCTTCATTGTCTTTGAAAATCCGGTAAAGATGCGCTGTTTCGATTAATTCCTGTTTATGGTCTGTCGCTGTCATATGTATATCTCCTTCACCGTTACTTCTATTCATCATATCATTTTTTCCAGCAGAACGAAAAACATCCTTCCATTACTGGAAGGATGTTTCTTCATGAAAATCCGTGGATCGACATGCCGCCGTCGATGAACAAAGTCTGCCCGGTGATATAGCCCGCTGCATCCGATGCAAGGAACACAACAGGAGAAGCTACTTCCGGCAATTCGCCGACGCGTTTCAGCGGTGTCACTGCAAGGATCGAATCCAGATATTCCTGATCCGACAGCAAATTCTCCGTAAGCGGCGTACGGAAATACCAAGGGCCGATTGCATTGACGCGGATGCCCCGCTCGCCCCATTCCATCGCCATCACTTTCGTCATTTGAATAATTGCTGCTTTAGAAGCCGCATAGACGACGCCTGTTTTCAGGGCACGGTCTCCGCCGACAGAACTGACGTTGATGATCGAAGCTCCTTTAGTCATGTGTTTCGCCGCTTCCTGTGAAAACATGAATACACTCTGCGCATTGGTATCCATGATTCTATGCCACTCACTATCGGTCGCATCGTCCAGTTTGGAACGAATATTCATCCCTGCATTATTGACCAGGATATCGACGCCCCCGAACCGCTCAACCGCCTTTTCGACTGCCAATTGAATATCGTTTCGGTCAGTCACATCCGCAACTGCATAAGCTGTGCGATCGCCAGCCATTTCCTCCATCACTTGCTCGAGGTCACTTTCGGTCCGTGCGACAAGCAGGACATTCGCTCCTGCTTCACCAAGCGCCAATGCAATCGCACGCCCGATGCCTTTTCCGGCTCCGGTAACGATTGCGGTCTTGCCTTCTAAACGAAAAGATGCCAACACAAAAAATCCCCCTTTAGTCATTTCTATTCATTTCATTACTTTAATCCAATTGATAGATTTTTGCATATTTCGTTTCCAAGTATTCGGCCAGATAATTTCCATTCAAGCCTTCGCCAGTCGCTTCTTCCAAAAGCTCAAGCGGCTTCTTGACAGCTCCGTGTTGGTGGACTTTTTCAGTCAGCCATTCGGTCACTGGGCCGATTTCTCCTTTTGACAGCAATTCATCGAAATTCGGGATGTCTTTTTGCATGGCATTCTTGAACTGCGCTGCATATAGAAGCCCCAATGCATAGGAAGGGAAATAGCCAAAACTGCCGCCTGCCCAATGGACATCCTGAAGTACGCCTTCCCCGTCATGTTCCGGACGGATGCCTAAATATTCCTCGTATTTATCGTTCCACAAAGCCGGGAGATCTTTCACTTCATAGTCGCCATCGAACAAGCCTTTTTCCAATTCATAACGAATCATGATATGGAGTGCATAAGTCAATTCATCGGCTTCGATGCGGATCAATGAAGGCTTTGATTCATTGATGGCTTCAAGAAATTCATTGAGCGCCACTTCCTTGAATGAATCGGGTGCGTAAGACAGGAATTTTTCATAGTTATGGCGCCAAAATGACTCATTGCGCCCGACAAAGTTTTCAAAGAATAATGACTGCGATTCATGGATGCCCATCGATGAGCCGCCGTCGACCGGCAAGCCGCTTAAATCACTGCTAATGTTCTGTTCGTACAAAGCATGGCCTGCCTCATGAATCGTGCCAAAGACAGCCGTACGGAAATCCTGTTCATCGTATTTTGTCGTTACCCGGACATCTCCGCGGTTCACCGCAATCATGAATGGATGGACTGTTTCGTCCAGTCGGCCCGCTTCGAAGTCATAGCCCAATTGGTTCAGCACTTCCAAGCTGAAATCCTGCTGGGCTTGTTTTGGGAAATGCCCATATAAGAATTCGGTGTTTGGCTGATTTTCAGACGCCTGGATTTGTTTGACGAGCGGCACGATGCGCTCTCTCAATTGCCCGAATACCTCATCCAGTTGTTCGGTTGTGACGCCCGGCTCATACTGGTCGAGCAAAGTATTATAGACACTGCCGTTTTTCATTCCCCAATAGCCGACAAAGCGGCGCGTCGTTTCCACGAGCTGCTCAAGGTAAGGTTGGAACATGGCGAAATCTTCCTGCTCTTTCGCCTCTTCCCATACGGATTCCGCTTTGCTCGTCAAGACGACAAATTCGCGGTATTCTTCTGGCGGAATTTTGGCGTTTAATTGGTATTCACGGTCCGCTTCTTCCACAGAGCGCTGCATTGCAATTGATAAACCGTCCTGTTTTTTCAGCTCAGCGATTAGCTTGCCGTATTCCTCGGATGTCGACATCGCGAACAGTTCTGAAGACAAGGTCCCGATCGTCTCTGAACGCAGGTCTTGGCCTTTTTTCGGTGC
It encodes the following:
- a CDS encoding sulfurtransferase; protein product: MTVFIETTDTENYRWIDARFDLKDSAWGSERFAAEHVAGAIHWDLENDLSDMASENGRHPMPSKEQLTQLFQAAGLELTDSIVVYDQGGSPYAARAWWLLSYAGFEHAFISRVGFDELKQQGIATSTESTSYSASSITPEFNDGLLATRKDVQQIVDGKELGVLIDARSAERYAGINEPIDAVAGRIPGARNYDWSQLVSNGAFRTDEEFGGLLQPKEPAVVYCGSGVTAAALYAMLAEKQYEGLKLYVGSYSDWISDEDSVVEIDRDEHPEAADDQTRAVLAKLIEEGYTGEMLMKKFEYEKSLLEDKK
- a CDS encoding carboxypeptidase M32, with protein sequence MEQQFRELHQKMTSYNEAISLLYWDMRTGAPKKGQDLRSETIGTLSSELFAMSTSEEYGKLIAELKKQDGLSIAMQRSVEEADREYQLNAKIPPEEYREFVVLTSKAESVWEEAKEQEDFAMFQPYLEQLVETTRRFVGYWGMKNGSVYNTLLDQYEPGVTTEQLDEVFGQLRERIVPLVKQIQASENQPNTEFLYGHFPKQAQQDFSLEVLNQLGYDFEAGRLDETVHPFMIAVNRGDVRVTTKYDEQDFRTAVFGTIHEAGHALYEQNISSDLSGLPVDGGSSMGIHESQSLFFENFVGRNESFWRHNYEKFLSYAPDSFKEVALNEFLEAINESKPSLIRIEADELTYALHIMIRYELEKGLFDGDYEVKDLPALWNDKYEEYLGIRPEHDGEGVLQDVHWAGGSFGYFPSYALGLLYAAQFKNAMQKDIPNFDELLSKGEIGPVTEWLTEKVHQHGAVKKPLELLEEATGEGLNGNYLAEYLETKYAKIYQLD
- a CDS encoding SDR family NAD(P)-dependent oxidoreductase yields the protein MLASFRLEGKTAIVTGAGKGIGRAIALALGEAGANVLLVARTESDLEQVMEEMAGDRTAYAVADVTDRNDIQLAVEKAVERFGGVDILVNNAGMNIRSKLDDATDSEWHRIMDTNAQSVFMFSQEAAKHMTKGASIINVSSVGGDRALKTGVVYAASKAAIIQMTKVMAMEWGERGIRVNAIGPWYFRTPLTENLLSDQEYLDSILAVTPLKRVGELPEVASPVVFLASDAAGYITGQTLFIDGGMSIHGFS
- a CDS encoding dynamin family protein, with amino-acid sequence MTATDHKQELIETAHLYRIFKDNEDTEREEKAELFARKILKDQFIIGFAGHFSSGKSSMINALTGETLLPSSPIPTSANIVNVHKAEKDYAIVNRRGDRPVYFPENYDFQAVKDFCKSGDVTQIDIGHSTSVLPEGITVMDTPGVDSTDDAHRMSTESALHVADMVFYVMDYNHVQSELNFNFTKELQKYTELYLIVNQIDKHQESEMSFAEFQQSVADSFAAWGVEPKGIFFTSLKVHDFPGNEFPEVKQLVSSVMDNWQGHLGEASASALRQLKDEHIGFLEDEKAERLEAFANVLSEEEWAAREDLKKEHELIKRRSSVQDYDNWRSNFEKKRKELLENANIMPYEVRDALSAYIEARQPGFKVGLLFSGKKTEEERENRKKDLHDKLSKTIDSQMSGHLKKLMKTSLREAGLLTDTESLEIDKIKFDLPFEVVEENVPETSTMTADTVLNVSKSLTAQVQRWLIQETDPWKARQQEGFEGLPDDAGTEIDMKSESLEQKVLAIRTLEEMDEAIDKVKKSFTAILPKQMDAAEKQVAGWQDAFHLSAEDMVEFTPSMLEEEEQQQWDDGESAPTHELASFDEQQVLSRVKTTADILEPVRGFSETVAYLKRKAKRLEGQEFTIALFGAFSAGKSSFSNALMGETVLPVSPNPTTATINRIRPVTDAHPHETADVRLKTVSAMTEDVKNSFAVFGVKVETLEQAYAKTDALPDDATTEQQIHKSFLLAFKGGYEAFSGHLGETLRVNREEFSLYVAKEERSCFVEEIDFYFDCELTRNGVTLVDTPGADSINARHTNVAFEYIRNADAVLFITYYNHAFARADREFLIQLGRVKDAFEMDKMFFVVNAIDLANNEEEKQAVIDYVGNELQRFGIRFPRLFGVSSLQALKDRDISGMPEFEENFQHFLKEELKGMAVQSLSEEEQKTVDRFRNLIQSTEKNLERKDERLEELKQLEQKVRKRYSETMAPVLEQEANQELGELLYYVKQRVFYRFNDFFKEAFNPSLFARESSKQALDTAMRDLQEMTAFDFQQEMRVTNLRLARFVEKKLTERFKDDAVKLKDWNSEFSFLPYEVKEAQLIEAGQPFGDADYSPAKSYYKNNKSFFEKNEKEAMRDALQGMMEPDASRYLEQEKAALTEWAEFWIEQEAEGLRQHLLRQAIEQIESERSLLQQSEILAQWKKLHEKLMEGRG